One window from the genome of Pyramidobacter piscolens W5455 encodes:
- a CDS encoding YitT family protein gives MLENIAARLRVTPEALKEELRTFFVTTVGTLLYCVGTVFFIKPAMLPNTGVMGVCLFLNYLSDIPLGLSNAVFNFALFLFAYKMLPKRFFYWTLYSTVLMSLGMEFFARFPAPVIADRMLLVVVAAVLHGIALATVFSGGGSTGGIDIVCVAVRRKTGVELGNISMLLNFAVILLFFWVVSVENVVYGLLLSYITSLVMNGDLRAFSSRKEAMIITSEAELVRNYIVYTLHRGVTIFDARGGFNAAPRHVLITLLAPRQEILLKLFLKEHDPNAFLRLSVASEVLGKGFQKWEE, from the coding sequence ATGCTTGAAAACATCGCAGCGCGTCTGCGCGTCACCCCCGAAGCGCTGAAAGAGGAACTGCGGACTTTTTTCGTCACCACTGTCGGCACCCTGCTCTACTGCGTCGGCACCGTTTTCTTCATCAAACCGGCAATGCTGCCCAACACGGGCGTCATGGGCGTTTGCCTGTTCCTCAACTACCTCAGTGACATTCCGCTGGGGCTCAGCAACGCCGTGTTCAACTTCGCGCTTTTCCTTTTCGCTTACAAGATGCTCCCCAAGCGCTTCTTCTACTGGACGCTCTACTCTACCGTTCTGATGTCGCTGGGCATGGAATTTTTTGCGCGTTTCCCCGCGCCGGTCATCGCCGACCGTATGCTGCTGGTCGTCGTCGCGGCCGTGCTGCACGGCATTGCGCTGGCGACGGTGTTTTCAGGCGGAGGCTCCACCGGCGGCATCGACATCGTGTGCGTCGCGGTACGGCGCAAAACGGGCGTGGAGCTAGGCAACATTTCGATGCTGCTGAACTTCGCCGTGATACTGCTGTTCTTCTGGGTCGTCTCGGTCGAGAACGTCGTCTACGGACTGCTGCTGTCCTACATCACGTCGCTGGTCATGAACGGCGACCTGCGGGCCTTTTCCTCGCGCAAGGAAGCCATGATCATCACCAGCGAAGCGGAACTGGTGCGCAACTACATCGTCTACACGCTGCACCGCGGCGTGACGATCTTCGACGCCCGCGGCGGCTTCAACGCCGCCCCCCGTCACGTGCTGATCACCCTGCTCGCCCCGCGCCAGGAGATCCTGCTCAAGCTGTTCCTCAAAGAACACGACCCCAACGCCTTCCTGCGCCTTTCCGTCGCCTCGGAAGTGCTGGGCAAGGGGTTCCAGAAGTGGGAAGAATAA